A part of Maridesulfovibrio hydrothermalis AM13 = DSM 14728 genomic DNA contains:
- a CDS encoding sigma-54-dependent Fis family transcriptional regulator: MVLSVSDYKALSQELNPEKLQKTILKLLLKLQNVERGSLWIMRDGKYECVEALGNKSEMVKGLTLSPDVQSIVGWVIQNGKMTIAEEGDPRHHSTFEENFKIKSKLILCFPLLLKDQDVYGAVQVIDTSASGDQLNLDPEYLTMLQDMVDIGAITLSNSLEFQKQRRKYAQLSRTLSTIRNKKSIVGKSQSINKALKLVKNYAATNYPVLLYGESGTGKELFAEEIHVQSSRAHKPFLTQNCSAIPENLLESELFGYVKGAFTGANSNKSGLFEAADGGTVFLDEIGDMDINLQAKLLRVLQENEIKPLGGTHTKKIDIRIISATNRNLEADVRSGRFREDLYYRLNVLPLKLPSLRERHEDISMLTNYFLNREASYSHMLPKKMDQMSMNAMKKYTWPGNIRELENMVKQFQAMVPGDTIQMKDLPAHIATPGIKDLSVPDTNNMTLQPDINTSRDSIDLTEFTWKEMEHSYVMKMLEKYRWNVSQAAKAAGINRSTFDSRMKKLGIRKKAF; the protein is encoded by the coding sequence ATGGTCCTTTCTGTAAGTGATTACAAAGCCCTCTCTCAGGAACTCAATCCTGAAAAATTGCAAAAAACGATCCTCAAGCTGCTTTTGAAATTGCAGAATGTAGAAAGAGGGTCACTTTGGATAATGCGCGACGGCAAATATGAATGCGTTGAAGCCCTTGGAAACAAGAGCGAAATGGTCAAGGGTTTAACCCTCTCGCCAGACGTTCAGAGCATTGTGGGCTGGGTTATTCAAAACGGCAAAATGACTATTGCTGAGGAGGGAGATCCACGCCACCACAGCACGTTTGAAGAAAATTTCAAAATAAAAAGCAAGCTTATCCTTTGTTTCCCACTACTACTTAAAGATCAGGACGTATATGGCGCGGTTCAGGTCATAGACACCAGTGCGTCCGGCGATCAGCTCAACCTTGATCCCGAATACCTGACCATGTTGCAGGACATGGTGGACATCGGCGCTATCACCCTTAGCAACTCCCTTGAATTCCAGAAACAACGCCGCAAATATGCCCAGCTTAGCCGCACTTTAAGCACTATCCGAAACAAAAAATCTATTGTCGGTAAAAGCCAGTCCATTAACAAGGCCCTCAAACTGGTTAAAAACTACGCCGCTACCAACTATCCGGTACTTCTATACGGCGAGTCCGGCACAGGTAAGGAGCTGTTTGCAGAAGAAATCCACGTGCAGAGTTCACGGGCGCATAAACCTTTCCTGACCCAGAACTGCAGCGCAATCCCGGAAAACCTTCTGGAAAGTGAGCTGTTCGGCTACGTAAAAGGAGCTTTCACCGGAGCGAACAGCAACAAATCAGGTCTGTTCGAAGCAGCGGATGGAGGCACTGTTTTTCTTGATGAAATCGGAGATATGGATATTAACCTGCAAGCCAAGCTGTTACGTGTTTTACAGGAAAATGAAATTAAACCCCTCGGCGGAACACATACAAAAAAAATCGATATCCGCATCATCTCGGCAACCAACCGCAATCTTGAAGCAGATGTGCGTTCAGGACGGTTCAGGGAAGACTTATACTACAGGCTGAACGTGCTGCCTCTTAAGCTCCCCTCACTGCGTGAACGGCACGAAGACATATCCATGCTGACCAACTATTTTCTCAACAGGGAAGCCTCATACAGTCACATGCTGCCTAAAAAAATGGACCAGATGTCCATGAATGCCATGAAAAAATATACATGGCCGGGCAATATCCGCGAACTTGAAAATATGGTCAAACAGTTTCAGGCTATGGTTCCCGGAGACACTATCCAGATGAAGGATCTCCCCGCGCACATTGCCACTCCCGGCATTAAAGACCTGTCTGTGCCGGACACAAACAATATGACACTGCAACCGGATATAAATACGTCCCGCGACTCAATAGACCTGACCGAATTCACATGGAAGGAGATGGAGCATTCATACGTAATGAAAATGCTTGAGAAATACCGCTGGAACGTCAGTCAGGCCGCAAAAGCAGCTGGGATCAACAGGTCTACCTTTGATTCACGGATGAAAAAGCTGGGCATCAGAAAAAAAGCCTTTTAA
- a CDS encoding histone deacetylase family protein: MLKAENSLGIIFFPAFDWAISPTHPEREERLLYTQDQLREEGLFDIEGIREYKPEVAETLDIERVHFCFPEAEAVATRSHYISAGGAIKAAELVMQGERDRAFALVRPPGHHAMKTVQGSRGFCTINIEAIMCEYIREKYGPKRIAIVDTDCHHGDGTQDVYWHDPDTLFISMHQDGRTLYPGTGFPKEAGGPKALGKNINIPLPPGTSDAGFMKVMEDLVMPILDDFKPDLIINSAGQDNHFTDPITNMNFSSQGYAALNSMLKPDIAVLEGGYAIQGALPYVNLGISLAIAGVDYSHVREPGWNPEKLKETDEIMDYIGTLCEGVKEIYFNPPTKSNEGVITGNWSVRHRNIFYDTEGFTESQTESLLLCDECRGLLKVETQKENGPMGFGIEIPASACDKCRNTGYSLLEEAQVKSRYRYMQMINRKDKDYLRYGF, from the coding sequence ATGCTCAAGGCTGAAAACAGTCTGGGAATCATATTTTTCCCCGCCTTTGACTGGGCTATATCGCCGACTCATCCTGAAAGGGAGGAAAGGCTGCTCTACACTCAGGACCAGCTCCGCGAGGAGGGCCTTTTCGATATAGAAGGAATCCGTGAATACAAACCGGAAGTAGCCGAAACGCTGGACATAGAAAGGGTTCACTTCTGCTTCCCCGAAGCAGAAGCCGTTGCGACCAGATCACATTATATTTCTGCCGGCGGCGCAATAAAAGCTGCTGAGCTGGTCATGCAGGGCGAACGCGACCGCGCCTTCGCCCTTGTCCGTCCTCCCGGGCATCACGCCATGAAGACAGTGCAGGGTTCACGCGGATTCTGCACTATCAATATCGAAGCTATCATGTGTGAGTATATCCGCGAAAAATACGGCCCCAAACGTATCGCCATTGTTGACACGGACTGTCACCACGGAGACGGTACGCAGGATGTCTACTGGCATGACCCCGATACCCTGTTTATATCCATGCATCAGGACGGACGCACACTCTACCCCGGAACCGGCTTTCCCAAGGAGGCCGGCGGTCCTAAAGCTCTGGGCAAAAATATTAATATCCCTCTGCCTCCCGGAACCTCAGATGCAGGATTCATGAAGGTCATGGAAGATCTGGTTATGCCTATTCTTGACGATTTCAAGCCGGACCTGATCATAAACTCTGCCGGACAGGATAACCATTTCACTGACCCGATTACCAACATGAATTTCTCATCCCAGGGTTACGCAGCCCTCAACTCCATGCTCAAACCTGACATTGCCGTACTTGAAGGAGGTTACGCCATTCAGGGCGCACTTCCATACGTAAACCTCGGCATCAGTCTGGCCATAGCCGGAGTCGATTATTCTCACGTGCGTGAACCGGGCTGGAACCCTGAAAAGCTTAAAGAAACAGATGAAATTATGGATTACATCGGAACGCTTTGTGAAGGCGTCAAAGAGATCTACTTCAACCCGCCGACCAAAAGCAATGAAGGCGTTATCACCGGAAACTGGTCCGTGCGTCATCGCAATATTTTTTACGATACAGAAGGATTCACAGAGTCGCAGACCGAGTCACTCCTGCTTTGTGATGAATGCCGCGGCCTGCTGAAAGTTGAGACTCAAAAAGAAAACGGGCCGATGGGATTCGGGATTGAAATTCCGGCATCAGCCTGCGACAAATGCCGTAATACCGGTTATTCACTTCTTGAAGAGGCACAGGTTAAAAGCCGTTACCGCTACATGCAGATGATCAACCGTAAAGATAAAGATTACCTGCGCTACGGATTTTGA
- a CDS encoding P-II family nitrogen regulator codes for MRKIEVIIRPFKVDDVKEAISALGIKGMTVTDVKGFGRQGGHKEVYRGAEYQVDFLAKTKVEIVVAAERVPEVLEAVREAALTGKVGDGKIFVIPVEEVVRIRTGETGLEAI; via the coding sequence ATGAGAAAAATAGAAGTTATAATCAGACCTTTTAAGGTTGATGATGTTAAGGAAGCCATTTCCGCACTTGGGATTAAAGGGATGACTGTTACTGACGTGAAAGGTTTCGGCCGTCAGGGTGGTCACAAGGAGGTTTATCGGGGAGCTGAATATCAGGTGGATTTTCTTGCCAAGACCAAGGTTGAAATTGTTGTCGCCGCTGAACGGGTTCCTGAAGTTCTGGAAGCCGTGCGCGAGGCTGCACTGACCGGTAAGGTCGGCGATGGAAAAATATTTGTTATTCCTGTTGAAGAAGTCGTGCGTATCCGCACCGGCGAAACAGGGCTGGAAGCTATCTGA
- a CDS encoding methyl-accepting chemotaxis protein: MSSSNVRFLKLFSGIYFGVLFAAGVACASYVAMLDSGAGAAGCVAVALIVLFALLGVFLILFLKKQVLIPVNCMTAFGSRILSGDYDGAEKCTSPGLSELRDVVTRMGESYKERLGFSNSILEGLPISCCIVDTVEKITFLNQECLNMLGSRETPESFHGRMISQIFYKDDRKSLIGHCMDEDRREMNREAVFKHADGTDINALLNLFPLHDVVGNVIGGCCLYINTTELKQREADIIKQNENIAKAAEQADEVMRELGDAADLLQRLVAEARSGAVIQTERSGQAATAMEEMNVTVLEVARHAQEAAEDADSARSQAAEGAKVVTEVVGSIAEVAEQAGSLKESMELLDERSESIGHVLSVIEDIADQTNLLALNAAIEAARAGEAGRGFAVVADEVRKLAEKTVQATTEVHKAVNGIQEGAKSNVRATEAAVSSVAKSTEMAGRSGEALDQIVAVAESTADRIRSIATASEQQSAASEEINQSTVEVNRISIETEQAMAESAEAITKLTRLAEDLSRIIREMQ; encoded by the coding sequence ATGAGTAGCAGTAACGTAAGGTTTTTGAAATTATTTAGCGGAATTTATTTCGGGGTGCTTTTTGCCGCCGGCGTTGCCTGTGCTTCGTATGTGGCAATGCTTGACAGCGGGGCCGGAGCTGCAGGGTGTGTGGCTGTTGCTTTAATAGTTCTTTTCGCTTTGCTTGGTGTTTTTTTGATTCTTTTTCTTAAAAAACAGGTTCTTATACCAGTCAACTGTATGACTGCGTTTGGTTCAAGAATTCTCAGCGGAGATTATGACGGAGCGGAGAAGTGTACTTCACCGGGGCTTTCTGAGTTGCGTGATGTTGTAACCAGAATGGGTGAAAGTTATAAAGAGCGGCTCGGCTTTAGTAACAGCATCCTTGAGGGGTTGCCCATTTCATGCTGTATTGTAGATACTGTTGAAAAGATAACTTTTCTCAATCAGGAATGTCTGAATATGCTTGGCTCCAGAGAAACCCCTGAGTCCTTTCATGGGCGTATGATTTCTCAGATTTTTTATAAGGATGACCGTAAATCCCTTATCGGGCACTGTATGGATGAAGACAGGCGCGAGATGAATCGCGAGGCTGTTTTTAAGCATGCTGACGGGACAGATATTAATGCTTTGCTGAATCTTTTTCCGCTGCATGATGTGGTGGGTAATGTTATCGGCGGTTGCTGTTTGTATATCAACACTACTGAACTTAAACAGCGTGAAGCCGATATTATCAAGCAAAACGAAAATATAGCTAAAGCCGCGGAGCAGGCTGATGAGGTCATGCGCGAGCTTGGAGATGCTGCTGATCTTTTGCAGCGTCTTGTTGCTGAAGCACGCAGCGGAGCAGTAATTCAGACGGAGCGTTCCGGTCAGGCTGCAACTGCTATGGAAGAGATGAACGTTACCGTACTTGAAGTAGCGCGGCATGCTCAGGAGGCAGCCGAGGATGCTGACAGTGCCAGAAGTCAGGCTGCTGAGGGAGCAAAGGTCGTTACCGAAGTTGTCGGGTCCATAGCCGAGGTCGCTGAACAGGCCGGGTCTTTGAAAGAGTCGATGGAGCTGCTTGATGAACGCTCTGAATCCATTGGACATGTTCTTAGTGTAATCGAGGATATTGCTGATCAGACCAACCTTCTTGCGCTTAACGCTGCTATTGAAGCAGCCCGTGCAGGTGAGGCCGGACGCGGATTTGCTGTTGTTGCTGATGAGGTTCGCAAGCTGGCTGAAAAGACTGTGCAGGCGACAACTGAAGTTCATAAGGCAGTTAATGGGATTCAGGAAGGGGCTAAGTCTAATGTCAGGGCAACGGAGGCCGCTGTCAGTTCTGTAGCAAAAAGTACGGAAATGGCCGGACGTTCCGGTGAAGCTCTGGATCAGATTGTGGCTGTTGCTGAATCAACAGCGGACCGCATCCGCTCCATTGCCACAGCGTCAGAACAGCAATCTGCGGCAAGTGAAGAAATTAACCAGTCTACAGTAGAAGTAAACCGTATTTCCATAGAGACTGAGCAGGCTATGGCGGAATCAGCAGAAGCTATCACCAAGTTAACAAGACTGGCTGAGGATCTTTCCAGAATTATCAGGGAGATGCAGTAG
- a CDS encoding hydantoinase/oxoprolinase family protein → MLLLGIDVGGTHTDAVAIGPDGIEAQVKVPTEHDNLLSSIRNGLGEIVRHTDPARIKQLNLSTTLSTNAIVEGKYEDVGVIVSAGPGLDPHSFMICKDFHVIPGSLDHRGSETKRLDNLSLEEAIASCRKAGIKVYAAITKFSPRNPSHEKAIELAVGDNADFITLGHQITGRLNFPRRIATAFYNCAVWRVFNNFADAISDTLEEMGLGHIKVNILKADGGTMPLPLSRKVPVQSIFSGPAASVMGIIALCNITHDSIIYDIGGTTTDIAVFAGGSPLIEQEGINIGSHPTLVRALKVHSIGIGGDSAVSILEGIVRVGPNRLGPSIAFGGEIPTLTDALIWKDSCDCGDIGKSKGGFAAFASTINMEPDDLADQAIAYAIDKIHDSTRELVDEINQQPVYTIHELLESRRIVPRKIYIMGGPAKAMKMDIFRKFRLSTEVPPNYDVANAIGAALTRTTTELELFADTERGVMFIPSLGHRENIPRNYKLEDAEKDAMSHLLGHLGEMHVASDGSNACITASSSFNMVNGSTTVGRNIRVKCQIKPGVVRIYS, encoded by the coding sequence ATGCTCCTTCTTGGAATTGATGTCGGCGGAACTCATACCGACGCGGTGGCAATCGGCCCTGACGGCATAGAAGCACAGGTCAAGGTTCCCACCGAGCACGACAACCTGCTATCCTCCATCAGAAACGGACTGGGCGAAATTGTCCGCCACACAGATCCGGCCCGTATCAAACAGTTAAACCTCAGCACCACTCTTTCCACCAATGCTATAGTTGAGGGCAAATACGAAGACGTAGGTGTTATTGTCTCTGCCGGACCGGGACTTGATCCGCATTCTTTTATGATCTGCAAAGATTTTCATGTCATTCCCGGCTCCCTTGATCACCGCGGTTCTGAAACAAAACGACTTGATAATCTGTCGCTTGAAGAAGCCATTGCCTCCTGCCGTAAAGCCGGCATAAAAGTCTATGCAGCAATCACCAAATTTTCCCCCCGCAATCCATCCCACGAAAAAGCCATTGAGCTGGCAGTGGGCGACAATGCGGATTTCATCACTCTGGGCCACCAGATAACCGGACGGCTGAACTTCCCCAGACGTATCGCCACCGCTTTTTATAACTGCGCTGTCTGGCGGGTGTTCAACAACTTTGCCGATGCTATCTCAGATACACTGGAAGAAATGGGCCTTGGACATATCAAAGTCAACATCCTTAAGGCTGACGGCGGAACCATGCCGTTGCCTCTTTCCCGCAAAGTACCTGTTCAATCTATTTTCTCCGGCCCGGCAGCCAGTGTTATGGGCATCATTGCTCTATGCAATATCACCCATGACTCCATCATTTACGATATCGGAGGAACCACCACTGATATCGCCGTTTTTGCAGGCGGCAGTCCGCTCATCGAACAGGAAGGTATCAATATCGGTTCTCACCCGACCCTTGTAAGAGCACTGAAAGTCCACTCCATAGGCATCGGCGGAGATTCAGCTGTTTCCATTCTGGAAGGCATAGTAAGAGTCGGCCCCAACCGCCTTGGCCCCTCCATCGCCTTTGGCGGTGAAATTCCCACTCTCACCGATGCACTTATCTGGAAAGATTCCTGCGACTGTGGGGACATAGGTAAATCAAAAGGCGGTTTTGCTGCTTTTGCCTCCACAATAAACATGGAACCGGATGATCTGGCAGATCAGGCCATTGCCTATGCGATTGATAAAATTCACGATTCCACCAGAGAGCTGGTTGACGAGATCAACCAGCAGCCTGTTTATACCATCCATGAACTGCTAGAAAGCAGACGCATAGTCCCCCGCAAAATCTACATAATGGGTGGACCGGCCAAAGCCATGAAAATGGATATTTTCCGCAAGTTCAGGCTGTCAACCGAGGTTCCTCCCAACTACGATGTGGCCAATGCCATAGGGGCTGCGCTTACCCGCACAACAACCGAGCTTGAACTTTTTGCAGACACGGAACGCGGAGTCATGTTCATACCGTCCCTCGGTCACCGGGAGAACATCCCCCGCAACTACAAGCTTGAAGATGCGGAAAAGGATGCCATGAGCCATCTGCTTGGACATCTTGGCGAAATGCATGTTGCCTCGGACGGCTCCAATGCCTGCATCACCGCTTCCTCATCATTTAATATGGTCAACGGGTCCACAACTGTAGGCCGGAATATAAGAGTAAAATGTCAGATCAAACCCGGCGTAGTCCGGATATATTCATAA
- a CDS encoding ammonium transporter codes for MNPADTSFILICAALVMFMTPGLALFYAGMVRSKNVLATIMQSFIMLGLVSIIWSVIGYTLAFGPDIGGLIGGLDFFALNGVGMDTLNSPAENLPHLLFMIFQCMFAVITPALITGAFAERMKFSALLIFSAFWVILVYAPMCHWVWGGGWMGDRGALDFAGGAVVHMSSAAAALAGCLVIGRRKGYGKEPFIPHNLPMTLLGAGILWFGWFGFNAGSALAADGLAVNAFVTTHLAAAAAVLGWLLVEAMHDGKPTTLGAASGAVAGLVAITPAAGFVTPMAAIIIGFGGGGICYGGVILKSKLKYDDSLDVVGIHGLGGTWGALATGLFASIGAEGLFYGNPAQLWIQLESVVATWVYCFAVSWILFKAIDKFYGLRPAEDEEVAGLDVSEHSETGYQF; via the coding sequence ATGAATCCGGCGGATACTTCTTTCATCCTTATTTGTGCTGCTCTGGTAATGTTCATGACTCCGGGGCTGGCTCTTTTTTATGCAGGCATGGTTCGTAGCAAAAACGTACTTGCCACCATCATGCAGAGTTTTATCATGCTCGGGCTGGTTTCCATTATCTGGTCTGTAATCGGGTATACTCTTGCCTTTGGCCCTGACATCGGTGGACTTATCGGTGGTCTGGACTTTTTCGCCCTTAACGGAGTCGGGATGGATACGCTTAACAGTCCTGCGGAAAATTTGCCGCATCTTCTGTTTATGATCTTTCAGTGCATGTTTGCTGTGATCACTCCGGCACTTATTACCGGAGCTTTTGCAGAGCGTATGAAGTTTAGCGCGCTGCTGATTTTTTCCGCATTCTGGGTGATTCTTGTCTACGCTCCCATGTGTCACTGGGTTTGGGGCGGCGGCTGGATGGGCGACCGTGGCGCTCTGGATTTTGCGGGCGGGGCTGTTGTTCATATGAGTTCTGCTGCTGCTGCGCTGGCCGGTTGTCTCGTAATAGGCAGGCGTAAGGGCTATGGGAAGGAGCCTTTTATTCCGCATAACCTTCCTATGACTTTGCTCGGGGCAGGTATCCTCTGGTTCGGCTGGTTCGGCTTTAATGCCGGCAGTGCCCTTGCTGCTGACGGCCTCGCAGTGAATGCTTTTGTCACAACGCATCTTGCTGCGGCTGCCGCAGTACTCGGCTGGTTGCTGGTTGAGGCTATGCATGATGGTAAGCCGACTACTCTCGGCGCAGCTTCCGGCGCAGTTGCGGGGCTGGTTGCCATTACTCCTGCTGCGGGTTTTGTGACTCCTATGGCTGCGATTATTATCGGCTTCGGAGGCGGCGGAATCTGTTACGGCGGCGTGATACTTAAAAGTAAGCTGAAATACGATGATTCTCTTGACGTTGTAGGCATTCACGGCCTTGGTGGAACATGGGGCGCACTTGCCACCGGTCTTTTTGCAAGTATCGGTGCGGAAGGTCTTTTCTACGGCAATCCTGCGCAGCTTTGGATTCAGCTTGAATCAGTCGTCGCCACCTGGGTTTATTGTTTTGCTGTCAGCTGGATTCTGTTTAAAGCAATTGATAAGTTTTATGGTCTGAGACCTGCCGAAGATGAAGAGGTTGCCGGTCTTGACGTTTCTGAGCACAGCGAAACCGGTTACCAGTTTTAG
- a CDS encoding metal ABC transporter solute-binding protein, Zn/Mn family — translation MKKFCSYIITGLLILACQTAQAAPLQITVSIVPLEYFVKKIGGDLVEVNVMVRPGSSPATYEPQPRQMAGLSKADIYYAIGVPFEQAWLPRFKSANKNLDIINLGDSVVKVPMQSHFHNENKRTHRSEAGHKHNGHDENFLADPHIWLAPQLVRILSLEIKETLTEKDHANAATYTKNYFNFAREINQLDNELLSLFAAAKKRSNFMVYHPSWGYFARSYGLNQIPIELEGKDPSPKELTQIIDFARKKSVAAIFVQPQFSRKSAQAIAASIGAKVLTADPLAADWAENLRKAAKAFQQDAR, via the coding sequence ATGAAAAAATTCTGCTCATATATTATTACAGGACTGTTGATATTAGCCTGCCAGACTGCGCAGGCAGCCCCGCTACAGATTACGGTATCCATCGTACCGCTGGAATATTTTGTAAAAAAAATAGGTGGAGACTTAGTAGAGGTTAACGTGATGGTCCGGCCCGGCAGCAGCCCTGCCACCTATGAACCGCAACCCAGACAAATGGCAGGACTCAGCAAGGCGGATATATACTACGCCATCGGAGTCCCGTTCGAACAGGCGTGGCTTCCCAGATTTAAATCTGCCAACAAAAATCTAGATATTATCAATCTGGGTGACAGCGTCGTCAAAGTCCCTATGCAAAGCCATTTTCATAATGAGAACAAAAGAACCCACCGTAGTGAAGCCGGCCACAAACACAATGGGCACGACGAGAACTTTCTGGCCGACCCGCACATCTGGCTTGCACCGCAGCTAGTCAGAATACTCAGCCTTGAAATCAAGGAAACCCTTACGGAAAAAGATCATGCAAATGCCGCAACCTACACGAAGAACTACTTCAACTTTGCAAGAGAGATAAATCAACTGGACAATGAACTGTTAAGCCTATTCGCAGCAGCGAAGAAAAGATCAAATTTCATGGTCTACCACCCGTCATGGGGATACTTTGCAAGATCATACGGACTGAACCAGATCCCCATCGAACTTGAAGGGAAAGACCCAAGCCCCAAAGAACTCACCCAGATAATCGACTTTGCCAGAAAAAAATCCGTAGCAGCCATTTTCGTTCAACCCCAATTCTCCAGAAAAAGCGCACAGGCAATCGCAGCCTCAATCGGAGCAAAAGTTTTAACGGCCGACCCGCTTGCCGCCGACTGGGCAGAAAACCTCAGAAAAGCTGCCAAAGCTTTTCAGCAGGATGCAAGATAA
- a CDS encoding 4-hydroxybenzoate octaprenyltransferase: protein MLDILRKYMKMLWENTVLVCRMIKIEHSIFALPFAYMGLFLAAGEWPGFKPFALLTVAMVAVRSFAMAVNRLVDINIDSENPRTRTRPLVTGELTPFFTFCFIAVCAVIFVFACREMNDLCYRLSYFALIWSAFYSLTKRFTMLCHFVLGSVLGLAPLAGWLCVDPQFSLTAILFFFGVLFWVAGFDILYATQDRKFDRGRELNSVPANLGIEKGLTISTFCHVNTVLFFLLAGFSAELGWIYFSTVAVVGAILISEHMVISADDMSRVNMAFFTLNGVISVLLFIGTLVDIFI, encoded by the coding sequence TTGCTCGATATTTTGCGTAAATATATGAAGATGCTTTGGGAGAATACAGTTCTGGTCTGTCGTATGATTAAGATTGAGCATTCTATTTTTGCTTTGCCGTTTGCCTATATGGGGCTTTTCCTCGCAGCAGGAGAATGGCCGGGGTTTAAGCCTTTTGCTTTGCTTACTGTGGCAATGGTTGCGGTTCGTTCATTTGCCATGGCGGTGAACAGGCTTGTCGACATTAATATTGACAGCGAGAATCCGCGCACCCGCACCCGGCCACTGGTGACGGGGGAGCTTACACCGTTCTTTACTTTTTGCTTTATCGCTGTTTGCGCGGTTATTTTTGTTTTTGCCTGTAGGGAGATGAATGATCTTTGCTACCGGCTTTCTTACTTTGCACTTATCTGGTCTGCTTTTTATTCTTTGACCAAACGGTTTACCATGCTCTGCCATTTCGTGCTTGGCTCTGTGCTTGGACTTGCTCCTCTTGCGGGTTGGCTGTGTGTTGATCCTCAGTTCAGCTTGACAGCGATACTTTTCTTTTTCGGAGTTCTTTTCTGGGTTGCCGGATTTGATATCCTTTATGCTACTCAGGACCGCAAATTTGACCGTGGTCGTGAGCTGAATTCTGTTCCTGCGAATCTGGGCATAGAAAAAGGGCTGACCATTTCTACTTTCTGTCATGTAAATACGGTTTTATTTTTCCTTCTTGCCGGTTTTTCAGCCGAACTTGGCTGGATCTATTTTTCAACTGTTGCTGTTGTCGGCGCGATTCTGATCTCTGAGCATATGGTAATATCTGCTGATGATATGAGCCGCGTAAACATGGCTTTTTTTACTCTCAACGGGGTTATTTCTGTTCTTTTGTTCATCGGGACTTTGGTTGATATTTTTATCTAA
- a CDS encoding DMT family transporter, whose protein sequence is MRLFFIIMAFVFGALAPTQAGVNLRLKGFVGDPVLAALISFGVGMLVLFAYSVIMRTPVPAAASVLKGPWWIWTGGIMGAFFVAAAVIVAPVLGAGTMMCWMVAGQMVASILLDHYGVIGYAVREATPGRIAGALLVIVGAVLIEKF, encoded by the coding sequence ATGCGCTTGTTTTTTATAATCATGGCATTTGTCTTCGGAGCTTTGGCCCCGACACAGGCGGGGGTTAATCTGAGGCTCAAAGGATTCGTGGGTGATCCGGTGCTGGCTGCTTTGATTTCTTTTGGTGTCGGAATGCTGGTGCTGTTTGCGTATTCTGTGATTATGCGTACACCTGTGCCTGCTGCGGCTTCGGTCCTTAAGGGGCCGTGGTGGATCTGGACCGGCGGGATTATGGGGGCTTTTTTTGTGGCTGCCGCGGTTATAGTTGCTCCGGTACTTGGTGCGGGAACAATGATGTGCTGGATGGTGGCAGGGCAGATGGTTGCATCCATTCTTCTGGACCACTACGGTGTCATAGGATATGCCGTGCGGGAGGCAACTCCCGGGCGTATTGCCGGAGCGTTGCTGGTTATTGTGGGAGCAGTGTTGATTGAAAAATTTTAG